In Campylobacter vicugnae, a genomic segment contains:
- the modB gene encoding molybdate ABC transporter permease subunit, with protein sequence MIDWTPFLLSFKLAFISTIILFFICLPLAYIIARSEFKLKPIIESIISLPLVLPPSVLGFYILIFLSPYSFLGEFMQKHFDIRLVFNFTGLVIASCIYSLPFMFAPILSGFKSLPNSLIEASYSLGKGKITTLFKVAMPNIKPSLLSAIIISFAHTLGEFGVILMIGGSIEGETKVASIAIYDAVEILDYKLAHIYSGVMLAISFTVLFLVYFINQKIEKK encoded by the coding sequence ATGATTGACTGGACTCCATTTTTACTATCGTTTAAACTAGCTTTTATATCAACAATTATACTATTTTTTATCTGTTTGCCTCTTGCTTATATAATAGCTAGGTCTGAGTTTAAATTAAAGCCAATTATTGAGAGCATTATATCACTTCCTCTTGTATTGCCTCCATCGGTGCTTGGATTTTATATATTGATATTTTTATCTCCATACTCATTTTTGGGCGAGTTTATGCAAAAGCATTTTGATATTAGACTTGTTTTTAACTTTACTGGCCTTGTTATTGCTAGTTGTATCTACTCTTTACCATTTATGTTTGCTCCTATTTTATCTGGATTTAAATCTTTGCCAAACTCTTTAATTGAAGCTAGTTATAGTCTTGGCAAAGGCAAAATTACTACACTATTTAAAGTAGCAATGCCAAATATTAAACCATCTTTATTAAGTGCAATTATCATTAGTTTTGCTCATACTTTGGGTGAATTTGGAGTAATTTTGATGATTGGCGGAAGTATTGAAGGAGAGACTAAAGTTGCTAGTATTGCTATATATGACGCAGTTGAGATTTTAGATTATAAATTAGCTCATATATATTCAGGAGTTATGCTTGCAATTAGCTTTACAGTGTTATTTTTAGTATATTTTATCAACCAAAAAATAGAAAAAAAATAG
- a CDS encoding sulfite exporter TauE/SafE family protein gives MVGEFGLIMFDNMPMMAIITAFIIFVLIGMGIGFVSGFFGIGGGTILVPILLNLGFDIKSAIGISVLQMFMGALFGSYVNYKNKKLVLNDGIIVGIGGLVGASFSGLIVANTPSIVLKLVVLFMLLVAIIKFFKADVQNTNPKEISKPIMFGVGVFVGAIAISVGLGGALFLTPIFVGFLKMDIKKAVSIGLFFVVFSSFAGLISLANADLVDYKTGLMIGIGSIIGVYFGVKVGHRANKQIQKKLALGLYIIMFILMIKNIVF, from the coding sequence ATGGTTGGCGAATTTGGTTTAATAATGTTTGATAATATGCCTATGATGGCGATAATTACAGCGTTTATTATCTTTGTCTTAATTGGTATGGGAATTGGGTTTGTTAGTGGATTTTTTGGTATTGGTGGTGGTACGATATTGGTTCCAATACTACTAAATTTAGGTTTTGATATTAAAAGTGCAATTGGTATTAGTGTGCTTCAGATGTTTATGGGAGCGTTATTTGGTAGTTATGTGAATTATAAAAATAAAAAATTAGTGCTAAATGATGGGATTATAGTTGGAATTGGTGGGCTTGTTGGAGCGAGTTTTAGCGGGTTAATTGTTGCTAATACTCCTAGTATAGTGCTTAAACTAGTTGTGCTTTTTATGCTTTTGGTTGCGATAATTAAATTTTTTAAAGCCGATGTACAAAATACAAATCCAAAAGAGATCTCAAAGCCTATAATGTTTGGTGTAGGGGTATTTGTCGGTGCCATAGCTATATCTGTTGGTCTTGGTGGGGCTTTATTTTTAACTCCGATATTTGTTGGATTTTTAAAAATGGATATTAAAAAGGCAGTATCAATTGGGTTATTTTTTGTAGTATTTAGCTCATTTGCTGGGCTTATTAGTTTGGCAAATGCTGATTTAGTAGATTATAAAACCGGTTTAATGATAGGTATTGGCTCGATAATTGGGGTATATTTTGGTGTTAAAGTTGGCCATAGAGCAAATAAGCAAATTCAAAAAAAATTAGCTTTGGGGCTTTATATAATTATGTTTATTTTAATGATAAAAAATATTGTGTTTTAA
- a CDS encoding anthranilate synthase component I family protein, which translates to MLLYDPTIYFREILSRYPRSYLAEDETQAIIGIDCEYISGDDFAKLNDRIKNGNKISNFAGLFGILSYEAVYKFEKIGDIKPMLYEFPLYHYSDAKAYLHYDKQSKIYSFYGDSIYFKELENIKPQNIQNQNYFYTIKSDLKNEKEHYLNMIQTAKKYIKSGDIFQVVLSKTLELESDFDPLEFYEILKIQNPSPYMFYYPSEFGIIVGSSPELVVEIKKGIIHTSPIAGTRKRGVDANEDESIKKELLSDEKELSEHRMLIDLARNDIGKFALRGSIKVVNPMHIKLYESVMHIVSDIYAELSPSSTPLKALTTIFPAGTLSGSPKIRAMQIINELESYSRGIYGGGIGFWHFNGDIQMAILIRSAIFTKNLNSTSNRVFIGAGAGIVWDSVAQNEYDEICNKRKSCLKIFEKYATQRD; encoded by the coding sequence ATGCTTTTATATGATCCCACTATATATTTTAGAGAAATTTTAAGCAGATATCCACGCTCATATCTAGCCGAAGATGAGACTCAAGCAATTATAGGAATTGATTGTGAATATATAAGTGGAGATGATTTTGCTAAGCTAAATGATAGGATTAAAAATGGCAATAAAATCTCAAATTTTGCCGGACTTTTTGGAATTTTAAGCTATGAAGCAGTATATAAATTTGAAAAAATTGGCGATATCAAACCTATGCTTTATGAGTTTCCACTATATCATTATAGCGATGCTAAAGCATATTTGCACTATGATAAACAAAGTAAAATTTATAGTTTTTATGGAGATAGCATCTACTTTAAAGAGCTTGAAAATATAAAACCTCAAAATATCCAAAATCAAAACTACTTCTACACTATAAAAAGTGATTTAAAAAATGAAAAAGAACACTATTTAAATATGATCCAAACTGCCAAAAAATATATAAAAAGTGGGGATATATTTCAAGTTGTTCTATCTAAAACCTTAGAGTTAGAGAGTGATTTTGATCCACTTGAGTTTTATGAAATTTTAAAAATACAAAATCCTAGCCCATATATGTTTTACTATCCAAGCGAATTTGGAATTATAGTAGGTAGTAGCCCTGAGCTTGTAGTAGAGATTAAAAAGGGTATAATCCACACAAGCCCAATTGCTGGTACAAGAAAGCGTGGAGTAGATGCCAATGAAGATGAGAGTATAAAAAAAGAGCTTTTAAGTGATGAAAAAGAGCTTAGCGAGCATAGAATGCTTATTGATTTAGCTAGAAATGATATAGGTAAATTTGCTCTTAGAGGCAGCATAAAGGTAGTAAATCCAATGCATATCAAACTCTATGAAAGTGTAATGCATATTGTAAGCGATATCTATGCAGAGCTAAGTCCATCATCAACTCCACTTAAAGCTCTTACTACTATTTTTCCAGCTGGGACACTTAGTGGTAGTCCAAAAATTAGAGCAATGCAGATTATAAATGAGCTTGAGAGTTATAGTCGTGGAATTTATGGCGGAGGGATTGGTTTTTGGCATTTTAATGGAGATATACAGATGGCTATTCTTATTCGTTCAGCTATCTTTACTAAAAATTTAAATTCAACTTCAAATAGAGTATTTATCGGTGCTGGAGCTGGAATTGTCTGGGATAGCGTTGCTCAAAATGAGTATGATGAGATCTGCAATAAACGCAAAAGCTGTCTAAAAATATTTGAAAAATACGCAACCCAAAGGGATTAA
- the trpD gene encoding anthranilate phosphoribosyltransferase, which produces MILMIDNYDSFVYNIYQYLLDTTSESIKCVRNDEISIDEIKRLKPSKIILSPGPKHPKDSGVCIDILKANLGIPILGICLGHQAIALVNGADIKVLNTPVHGKTSQIQTQNSSIIFKGLPKSFSVMRYHSLYVDNLPPNLQVTAYSSDGIIMALEDKDRQIFGIQFHPESFFSQYGKQIIANFVSLNKSKDQIQEKANFAPFLTKLQKGFPLDASDYEIICKEIYNKNYDDVQLGALLVLISEKSLYPDSLAALVKNILKYSTTYSDNSPMIDIVGTGGDALKTINVSTTVSFILAALGTKVAKHGNKAITSKSGSSDILNQIGINLDSDIERLKSQLNEQNLAFFHAPYFHPITAAVKDVRLRLGIGSVFNILGPLLNPNLNLTNQVVGNYLEDVNELIAHTLLNLGRKHALVVHGMDGMDEITLCDETLIHEVKDGKILEYKITPEQFGFDRAFHADIAGGDASYNADILRATLKGELSGAKFDIVLLNAMFALYAANQATSPMVAKDIILNAINSGKVWEFYKNYTGDNK; this is translated from the coding sequence ATGATTTTAATGATTGATAATTATGATAGCTTTGTTTATAATATATACCAATATCTCTTAGATACAACTAGTGAATCTATAAAATGCGTGCGAAATGATGAGATTAGCATTGATGAGATTAAAAGATTAAAACCTAGCAAGATCATCTTAAGTCCAGGTCCAAAACATCCTAAAGATAGTGGAGTTTGTATTGATATTTTAAAGGCAAATTTAGGTATTCCAATTCTTGGAATTTGTCTTGGTCATCAAGCAATCGCTCTAGTAAATGGTGCCGATATTAAGGTTCTTAATACTCCAGTTCATGGCAAAACTAGTCAAATTCAAACTCAAAATAGTAGCATTATATTTAAAGGATTGCCAAAAAGTTTTAGCGTAATGAGATACCACTCACTATATGTTGATAATCTACCGCCAAATTTACAAGTTACAGCTTATAGCAGCGATGGAATTATTATGGCATTAGAGGATAAAGATAGGCAAATTTTTGGTATTCAGTTTCATCCTGAAAGCTTTTTTAGTCAATATGGAAAGCAGATAATTGCCAATTTTGTCTCATTAAATAAATCTAAAGATCAAATTCAAGAAAAAGCAAATTTTGCTCCATTTCTTACTAAATTACAAAAAGGCTTTCCTTTAGATGCTAGTGATTATGAGATAATATGCAAAGAAATTTATAATAAAAACTACGATGATGTACAACTAGGCGCTCTTTTGGTGCTAATAAGCGAAAAGTCGCTATATCCAGATAGTCTAGCTGCACTTGTTAAAAATATACTAAAATACTCTACAACCTATAGCGATAACTCGCCTATGATTGATATAGTAGGTACTGGTGGAGATGCACTAAAGACCATAAATGTATCTACTACAGTAAGCTTTATTTTAGCTGCTTTAGGAACTAAAGTAGCCAAGCATGGAAACAAAGCTATAACATCAAAAAGTGGAAGTAGCGATATTTTAAATCAGATTGGAATAAATCTTGATAGCGATATAGAGCGTCTAAAATCTCAATTAAACGAGCAAAATCTAGCCTTTTTTCACGCTCCATATTTTCATCCTATAACTGCAGCAGTAAAAGATGTAAGGCTAAGGCTTGGAATTGGAAGCGTTTTTAATATTCTTGGGCCTTTATTAAATCCAAATTTAAATCTAACCAATCAAGTTGTAGGCAACTACTTAGAAGATGTAAATGAGTTAATCGCACATACTCTACTTAATCTAGGTAGAAAACACGCTTTAGTAGTTCATGGTATGGATGGTATGGATGAGATTACTCTATGTGATGAGACGCTAATTCACGAAGTAAAAGATGGTAAAATTTTAGAGTATAAAATCACGCCTGAGCAGTTTGGTTTTGATAGAGCATTTCATGCTGATATTGCTGGAGGTGATGCTAGCTATAATGCTGATATTTTAAGAGCTACGCTAAAAGGAGAGCTTAGCGGGGCTAAATTTGATATAGTGCTTTTAAATGCTATGTTTGCTCTATATGCTGCTAATCAAGCTACCTCGCCTATGGTTGCTAAAGATATAATATTAAACGCTATAAATAGTGGTAAGGTTTGGGAATTTTATAAAAACTACACCGGAGATAATAAGTGA
- a CDS encoding DNA adenine methylase, with protein sequence MKESKEYLTTQLISYLGNKRTLLNSIEEVIIDIKSELKKDRIEFADVFSGSGVVSRLAKAHSSLVLANDLERYSYIINSCYLSNSSLDLLNTLKEYYAQIQNNFTPKESFISELYAPKDDNNIKSGERVFYSRSNALIIGGLRHAIEQIPAEFQNFFIAPLLSKASVHSNTGGVFKGFYKDKNGIGKFGGSGENALSRILGKITLEMPVFSNFKSEFKAFQNDALEFAKVAPSVDIAYFDPPYNQHPYGSNYFMLNLISDFKAPNIDKISTISGIPDNWNRSNYNKKALASKEFFNLLSEFRAKYLVISFNSEGFITNDEFISNLSKIGKVYTKEIKYPAYRASRNLNNRELYVTEYLYIIKKDIK encoded by the coding sequence GTGAAAGAGAGTAAGGAATATCTAACTACTCAATTAATTAGTTATTTAGGAAACAAAAGAACACTCCTAAATAGCATCGAAGAAGTAATAATTGATATTAAAAGCGAACTTAAAAAAGACCGCATTGAGTTTGCCGATGTATTTAGCGGTAGCGGAGTAGTTTCACGCCTTGCAAAGGCTCATTCTAGCTTAGTTTTGGCTAATGATTTAGAAAGATATTCATATATTATAAACTCTTGCTATCTATCAAACTCTAGCTTAGATTTATTAAATACATTAAAAGAGTATTACGCTCAAATTCAAAATAATTTTACTCCAAAAGAGAGTTTTATCAGTGAGCTTTATGCCCCAAAGGACGATAATAATATAAAAAGTGGCGAACGGGTATTTTATTCTCGCTCAAACGCTTTAATCATCGGTGGATTACGCCACGCTATAGAGCAAATACCAGCTGAATTTCAAAACTTTTTTATCGCTCCTTTACTTAGCAAGGCTTCAGTGCATTCAAATACTGGTGGAGTTTTTAAAGGCTTTTATAAGGATAAAAATGGAATAGGTAAATTTGGCGGAAGTGGAGAGAATGCTTTAAGTAGAATACTTGGTAAAATCACTCTTGAGATGCCAGTATTTTCAAATTTCAAAAGCGAATTTAAAGCGTTTCAAAATGATGCCTTAGAATTTGCCAAAGTTGCCCCGTCTGTGGATATAGCATATTTTGACCCTCCTTATAATCAGCATCCATATGGCTCAAACTATTTTATGCTAAATTTAATTAGTGATTTTAAAGCACCCAATATAGATAAAATCAGCACAATAAGCGGAATACCAGATAATTGGAACCGCTCAAATTACAATAAAAAAGCCTTAGCAAGTAAGGAATTTTTCAATCTTTTAAGCGAATTTAGAGCTAAATATTTAGTAATATCTTTTAATTCTGAAGGCTTTATAACAAATGATGAGTTTATATCTAATTTAAGTAAAATAGGTAAAGTATATACTAAAGAGATAAAATATCCAGCATATAGAGCAAGTAGAAATTTAAATAATAGAGAGCTATATGTAACTGAGTATCTTTATATTATTAAAAAGGATATTAAATGA
- a CDS encoding phosphoribosylanthranilate isomerase: MSILVKICGIKSQNEAQSVCEVNFNGKRVDFIGVILAKSPRQVDLDTAKKIVNIAHSYKIKAVGVYDSNNLDEILNSALEAKFDVVQIYTQASKQDFAKFSSNSIKLWQACSVGSILPDLNQNCDLVLYDAKGVNLGGNGVSFDWSLLDGVKSEFGLAGGLGVHNVKDALKSGAILLDFNSKLEDNNNMVKDPKKIYEILKIIRN; this comes from the coding sequence ATGAGCATTTTGGTTAAGATATGCGGAATTAAAAGCCAAAATGAGGCACAAAGTGTCTGTGAAGTTAATTTTAATGGCAAAAGAGTAGATTTTATAGGAGTTATCCTAGCTAAAAGCCCACGCCAAGTAGATCTAGATACAGCCAAAAAGATAGTAAATATAGCCCATAGCTATAAAATAAAAGCCGTAGGAGTTTATGATAGTAATAATTTAGATGAGATTTTAAATAGTGCTTTAGAGGCTAAATTTGATGTAGTTCAAATTTACACTCAAGCAAGCAAACAAGACTTTGCAAAATTTAGCTCAAATAGTATAAAATTATGGCAAGCATGTAGCGTAGGCTCAATATTGCCAGATTTAAATCAAAATTGCGATCTTGTTTTATATGATGCTAAGGGGGTAAATTTAGGCGGCAATGGAGTTAGCTTTGATTGGAGCCTTTTAGATGGAGTTAAGAGCGAATTTGGTCTAGCTGGCGGCTTAGGCGTGCATAATGTTAAAGATGCATTAAAAAGCGGGGCAATTTTGCTAGATTTTAATAGCAAATTAGAAGATAATAATAATATGGTTAAAGATCCAAAAAAAATATATGAGATATTAAAAATTATAAGGAATTAA
- the trpB gene encoding tryptophan synthase subunit beta translates to MNAKAYFGKFGGQFVPETVMSALIELEEAYEKIAKSDEFKSELNELLKDYVGRPSPLYHAKRLSKHYGHNIYLKREDLNHTGAHKINNALAQALLAKKMGKTKIMAETGAGQHGVATATAAALLGLECDVYMGECDTKRQALNVYKMELLGANVVPISDGLGTLKEATTAAIQAWVNEIESRFYVIGSAVGPHPYPKIVRDFQTVIGSEAKAQLEEKGVKPDYIIACVGGGSNAIGIFSAFIDDPSVNIIGIEAAGLGIETKYHAATLTKGNEGIIHGMKTIVLQDEFGMILPVHSISAGLDYPGVGPEHAHLQDIGRVSYYAVSDDECINALRLLSKLEGIIPAIESSHALAYLDKLCPTLQKRSNIVVNVSGRGDKDMHTIMDYKKGTIYG, encoded by the coding sequence ATGAATGCAAAAGCTTATTTTGGTAAATTTGGAGGGCAGTTTGTCCCTGAGACTGTAATGAGTGCGTTAATAGAGCTTGAAGAAGCCTATGAAAAGATTGCAAAAAGCGATGAGTTTAAAAGTGAGCTTAATGAACTTTTAAAAGATTATGTAGGAAGACCTAGCCCGCTATATCACGCTAAAAGACTTAGCAAGCATTATGGGCATAATATCTATCTAAAAAGAGAGGATTTAAACCATACTGGAGCGCATAAAATCAATAACGCCCTAGCTCAAGCTCTACTAGCAAAAAAAATGGGAAAAACAAAAATAATGGCTGAGACTGGAGCTGGACAACACGGAGTAGCTACAGCTACAGCAGCTGCTCTTTTAGGTTTAGAGTGCGATGTATATATGGGTGAGTGCGATACTAAGCGTCAAGCGTTAAATGTCTATAAAATGGAGCTTTTAGGTGCAAATGTAGTGCCTATTAGTGATGGACTTGGTACATTAAAAGAGGCTACAACTGCAGCTATTCAAGCTTGGGTAAATGAGATTGAAAGTAGATTTTATGTAATTGGCTCAGCCGTAGGACCTCATCCATATCCAAAGATTGTTAGAGATTTTCAAACTGTAATTGGCTCTGAGGCAAAAGCTCAGCTAGAAGAAAAAGGTGTAAAACCTGATTATATCATCGCTTGTGTTGGCGGAGGTAGCAATGCTATTGGGATATTTTCAGCCTTTATTGATGACCCAAGTGTAAATATAATCGGAATTGAAGCTGCAGGGCTAGGAATTGAGACAAAGTATCACGCCGCTACACTAACTAAAGGTAATGAAGGGATAATTCACGGAATGAAAACTATAGTCTTGCAAGATGAATTTGGTATGATTTTACCAGTACATAGTATCAGTGCTGGGCTAGATTATCCTGGTGTTGGGCCAGAGCATGCACACTTGCAAGATATAGGAAGAGTAAGCTACTACGCAGTTAGCGATGATGAGTGCATTAATGCTTTAAGACTCTTATCAAAACTTGAAGGTATAATTCCAGCCATAGAAAGCTCACACGCCCTAGCCTATTTAGATAAGCTATGTCCTACGCTGCAAAAACGCTCAAATATTGTAGTAAATGTAAGTGGTAGAGGAGATAAAGATATGCATACTATAATGGATTATAAAAAAGGAACAATATATGGATAA
- the trpA gene encoding tryptophan synthase subunit alpha, translated as MDKIANAFKDKKANIGYIVAGYPSLEYSKEFLNSLDDSVLDIIEIGIPYSDPLADGKLIANAAFQACNNGVNTTKVFDMLKDVKTSKALVFLVYYNIILAYGEDKFLRQSLECGISGILVPDMPYEESCEFALKCQQYGISLIRLIAPTSTKRSKEILSGSSGFIYAVGSLGVTGGEQSSLDRLKDMIKFIKDNTNLPVAVGFGIKNSNDVKKTKEYADGAIIGTKIVEITSKFNPTTAHQKIKELFE; from the coding sequence ATGGATAAGATAGCAAATGCCTTTAAAGACAAAAAAGCAAATATCGGCTACATTGTAGCTGGATATCCTAGTTTAGAATACAGCAAAGAGTTTTTAAATTCACTTGATGATAGCGTGCTTGATATAATTGAGATTGGTATTCCTTACTCTGATCCTTTAGCAGATGGCAAGCTCATAGCCAATGCAGCATTTCAAGCATGCAATAACGGAGTAAATACAACAAAAGTTTTTGATATGCTAAAAGATGTTAAAACCTCTAAAGCATTAGTATTTTTAGTATATTACAATATTATTTTAGCTTATGGCGAAGATAAATTTTTACGCCAAAGTTTAGAGTGCGGTATTAGTGGAATTTTAGTACCTGATATGCCTTATGAAGAGAGCTGCGAGTTTGCTCTTAAATGTCAGCAATATGGCATTAGCTTAATTCGCCTTATTGCCCCTACAAGCACTAAACGCTCAAAAGAGATTCTAAGCGGCTCTAGTGGATTTATATATGCTGTTGGCTCTCTTGGCGTAACAGGTGGAGAACAAAGCTCACTAGATAGACTCAAAGATATGATTAAGTTTATAAAAGACAATACCAATTTACCAGTTGCAGTTGGGTTTGGGATTAAAAACTCAAATGATGTCAAAAAGACTAAAGAGTATGCAGATGGCGCAATTATAGGCACAAAAATTGTAGAGATTACAAGCAAATTTAATCCAACTACAGCGCATCAAAAGATCAAAGAATTATTTGAATAA
- a CDS encoding chemotaxis protein CheX → MLNAINYATRHFCTDVFGYEIKEGKSLGKDLYGASIPLYKDDIEFQFYLYFKKETLELFVDKLFNTEEAKKTDLGDLSREVANQIVGYAKHLLSDNNNGVYKLGTPEFLGKVEKFPVRLEKSQIFKIKNKTFKIGYKKA, encoded by the coding sequence ATGCTAAATGCTATCAACTATGCTACTAGACACTTTTGCACTGATGTATTTGGTTATGAGATAAAAGAGGGAAAAAGTCTAGGAAAAGACCTATATGGTGCTAGTATTCCATTATATAAAGATGATATAGAGTTTCAATTTTATCTATATTTTAAAAAAGAGACTTTAGAGCTTTTTGTAGATAAACTATTTAACACTGAAGAGGCTAAAAAGACTGATTTAGGCGATTTAAGCAGAGAAGTTGCAAATCAAATAGTAGGTTATGCTAAGCACCTTTTAAGCGATAATAATAACGGAGTTTATAAACTTGGTACGCCTGAGTTTTTAGGTAAAGTTGAAAAATTTCCAGTAAGACTTGAAAAATCTCAAATTTTTAAAATAAAAAATAAAACATTTAAAATAGGCTACAAAAAAGCATGA
- the fliN gene encoding flagellar motor switch protein FliN — MNEINLSPNGLFHGYDELLDIGVEFISDLGMTTISVRELLKLDVGSVIDLEKPAGESVELFINNRIFGKGEVMVYEKNLAIRINEILDSKSVIQYFKREQL; from the coding sequence ATGAACGAGATAAATTTAAGCCCAAATGGGCTATTTCATGGCTATGATGAGCTTTTAGATATTGGAGTAGAGTTTATCAGCGATCTTGGCATGACAACAATTAGCGTGCGAGAGCTTTTAAAGCTTGATGTAGGCTCAGTCATAGACCTCGAAAAGCCAGCTGGAGAGAGCGTAGAGCTATTTATAAATAATAGAATATTTGGTAAAGGTGAGGTAATGGTCTATGAAAAAAACCTTGCAATCCGTATAAATGAGATACTAGACTCAAAATCTGTAATCCAATACTTCAAAAGAGAGCAATTATGA